One Pongo pygmaeus isolate AG05252 chromosome 10, NHGRI_mPonPyg2-v2.0_pri, whole genome shotgun sequence genomic window carries:
- the GPR182 gene encoding G-protein coupled receptor 182: MSVKPSWGPGPSEGVTAVPTSDLGEIHNWNELLDLFNHTLSECHVELSQSTKRVVLFALYLAMFVVGLVENLLVICVNWRSSGRVGLLNLYILNMAIADLGIVLSLPVWMLEVTLDYTWLWGSFSCRFTHYFYFVNMYSSIFFLVCLSVDRYVTLTSASHSWQRYQHRVRRAMCAGIWVLSAIIPLPEVVHIQLVEGPEPMCLFMAPFETYSTWALAVALSTTILGFLLPFPLIAVFNVLTACRLRQPGQPKSRRHCLLMCAYVAVFVMCWLPYHVTLLLLTLHGTHISLHCHLVHLLYFFYDVIDCFSMLHCVINPILYNFLSPHFRGRLLNAVVHYLPKDQTKVGTRASSSSCSTQHSIIITKGDSQPAAAAPHPQPSLSFQAPHLLPNTSSISPTQPLTPS, translated from the coding sequence ATGTCAGTGAAACCCAGCTGGGGGCCCGGCCCCTCTGAGGGGGTCACCGCAGTGCCTACCAGTGACCTTGGAGAGATCCACAACTGGAACGAGCTGCTTGACCTCTTCAACCACACTTTGTCTGAGTGCCACGTGGAGCTCAGCCAGAGCACCAAGCGCGTAGTCCTCTTTGCCCTCTACCTGGCCATGTTTGTGGTTGGGCTGGTGGAGAACCTCCTGGTGATATGCGTCAACTGGCGCAGCTCAGGCCGGGTGGGGCTGCTGAACCTCTACATCCTCAACATGGCCATCGCGGACCTGGGCATTGTCCTGTCTCTGCCCGTGTGGATGCTGGAGGTCACGCTGGACTACACCTGGCTCTGGGGCAGCTTCTCCTGCCGCTTCACTCACTACTTCTACTTTGTCAACATGTACAGCAGCATCTTCTTCCTGGTGTGCCTCAGTGTCGACCGCTATGTCACCCTCACCAGCGCCTCCCACTCCTGGCAGCGTTACCAGCACCGAGTGCGGCGGGCCATGTGTGCAGGCATCTGGGTCCTCTCAGCCATCATCCCACTGCCTGAGGTGGTCCACATCCAGCTGGTGGAGGGCCCTGAGCCCATGTGCCTCTTCATGGCACCTTTTGAAACGTACAGCACCTGGGCCCTGGCGGTGGCCCTGTCCACCACCATCCTGGGCTTCCTGCTGCCCTTCCCTCTCATCGCAGTCTTCAATGTGCTGACAGCCTGCCGGCTGCGGCAGCCAGGACAACCCAAGAGCCGGCGCCACTGCCTGCTGATGTGTGCCTACGTGGCCGTCTTTGTCATGTGCTGGCTGCCCTATCATGTGACCCTGCTGCTGCTCACACTGCATGGGACCCACATCTCCCTCCACTGCCACCTGGTCCACCTGCTCTACTTCTTCTATGATGTCATCGACTGCTTCTCCATGCTGCACTGTGTCATCAACCCCATCCTTTACAACTTTCTCAGCCCACACTTCCGGGGCCGGCTCCTGAACGCTGTAGTCCATTACCTTCCTAAAGACCAGACCAAGGTGGGCACACgcgcctcctcttcctcctgttccaCCCAGCATTCCATCATCATCACCAAGGGGGACAGCCAGCCCGCTGCAGCAGCCCCCCACCCTCAGCCAAGCCTGAGCTTTCAGGCACCCCATTTGCTTCCAAATACTTCCTCCATCTCTCCCACTCAGCCTCTTACACCCAGCTGA
- the ZBTB39 gene encoding zinc finger and BTB domain-containing protein 39 — protein sequence MGMRIKLQSTNHPNNLLKELNKCRLSETMCDVTIVVGSRSFPAHKAVLACAAGYFQNLFLNTGLDAARTYVVDFITPANFEKVLSFVYTSELFTDLINVGVIYEVAERLGMEDLLQACHSTFPDLESTARAKPLTSTSESHSGTLSCPSAEPAHPLGELRGGGDHLGADRNYVLPNDAGGSYKEEEKNVAGDANHSLHLPQLPPPPPKTEDHDTPAPFTSIPSMMTQPVLGTVSTGIQTSTSSCQPYKVQSNGDFSKNSFLTPDNAVDITTGSNSCLSNSEHSKDPGFGQMDELQLEDLGDDDLQFEDPAEDIGTAEEVIELSDDSEDELTFGENDNRENKAMPCQVCKKVLEPNIQLIRQHARDHVDLLTGNCKVCETHFQDRNSRVTHVLSHIGIFLFSCDMCETKFFTQWQLTLHRRDGIFENNIIVHPNDPLPGKLGLFSGAASPELKCAACGKVLAKDFHVVRGHILDHLNLKGQACSVCDQRHLNLCSLMWHTLSHLGISVFSCSVCANSFVDWHLLEKHMAVHQSLEDALFHCHLCSQSFKSEAAYRYHVSQHKCNSGLDARPGFGLQHPALQKRKLPAEEFLSEELALQGQPGNSKYSCKVCGKRFAHTSEFNYHRRIHTGEKPYQCKVCHKFFRGRSTIKCHLKTHSGALMYRCTVCGHYSSTLNLMSKHVGVHKGSLPPDFTIEQTFMYIIHSKEAEKNPDS from the coding sequence ATGGGCATGAGGATCAAACTGCAAAGCACCAACCACCCCAACAACCTGCTGAAGGAACTCAACAAGTGCCGGCTCTCAGAGACCATGTGCGACGTCACCATTGTGGTGGGAAGCCGCTCCTTCCCAGCCCACAAGGCTGTGCTGGCCTGTGCAGCTGGCTACTTCCAGAACCTCTTCCTGAATACTGGGCTTGATGCTGCCAGGACCTATGTGGTGGACTTCATCACCCCTGCCAACTTTGAGAAGGTTCTGAGCTTTGTCTACACTTCAGAACTCTTCACAGACCTGATCAATGTTGGGGTCATCTACGAGGTGGCTGAGCGTCTGGGTATGGAGGACCTCCTCCAGGCCTGTCACTCTACCTTTCCTGATCTGGAGAGCACTGCCAGGGCCAAGCCCCTGACCAGCACCAGTGAGAGCCACTCTGGTACCCTGAGTTGTCCTTCGGCAGAACCTGCCCATCCCCTTGGAGAACTCCGAGGTGGTGGGGACCACCTTGGTGCTGATAGAAACTATGTGTTGCCCAATGATGCTGGAGGGAGCtataaagaggaagagaagaatgtTGCCGGTGACGCTAACCATAGCCTGCATCTGCCGCAACTGCCACCACCACCGCCAAAGACAGAAGACCATGATACCCCTGCTCCCTTCACGTCCATTCCTAGCATGATGACCCAGCCAGTCCTAGGCACTGTCAGCACGGGCATCCAGACCAGCACGAGCTCCTGCCAGCCATACAAAGTTCAAAGCAATGGAGACTTCAGTAAAAACAGCTTCCTCACCCCTGACAATGCAGTAGACATTACCACTGGGTCCAACTCCTGTCTGAGCAATAGTGAGCACTCCAAAGATCCCGGCTTTGGGCAGATGGATGAGCTCCAGCTCGAGGACCTGGGGGATGATGACTTGCAGTTTGAAGACCCTGCTGAGGATATAGGCACAGCTGAGGAGGTGATTGAGCTGAGTGATGACAGTGAAGATGAGCTGACTTTTGGAGAGAATGACAATCGGGAGAATAAGGCCATGCCCTGCCAGGTGTGCAAGAAAGTTCTAGAGCCCAACATTCAACTGATCCGGCAGCATGCTCGGGACCATGTGGACCTGCTGACGGGCAACTGCAAGGTCTGCGAGACCCACTTCCAGGACCGAAACTCCCGGGTAACTCATGTCCTGTCCCACATtggtattttccttttctcctgcGACATGTGTGAAACTAAGTTCTTTACCCAATGGCAGCTGACCCTTCACCGACGGGATGGAATATTTGAGAACAACATCATTGTCCACCCCAACGATCCCCTGCCAGGGAAGCTGGGTCTCTTTTCAGGGGCAGCCTCCCCAGAGCTGAAATGTGCTGCCTGTGGGAAAGTATTGGCCAAAGATTTCCATGTGGTCCGGGGCCACATCCTTGACCATCTAAACTTGAAGGGCCAGGCCTGCAGTGTCTGCGACCAGCGTCACCTTAACCTATGCAGCCTCATGTGGCACACGCTGTCCCATCTCGGCATTTCAGTCTTCTCCTGTTCTGTCTGTGCCAACAGCTTTGTGGACTGGCATCTTCTAGAGAAGCACATGGCTGTGCACCAAAGTCTGGAAGATGCCCTCTTCCACTGCCACTTGTGCAGCCAGAGCTTCAAGTCAGAGGCTGCCTATCGCTACCACGTCAGCCAGCACAAATGCAACAGTGGCCTTGATGCACGGCCTGGTTTTGGGCTGCAGCACCCAGCTCTCCAGAAGCGGAAGCTGCCAGCAGAGGAGTTTCTGAGTGAAGAGCTGGCGCTGCAGGGCCAACCTGGGAACAGCAAGTATAGCTGCAAGGTCTGTGGCAAAAGATTTGCCCACACAAGTGAATTCAACTACCACCGGCGGATCCACACGGGGGAGAAGCCATACCAATGTAAGGTGTGCCACAAGTTCTTTCGAGGCCGCTCGACTATCAAGTGCCACCTAAAGACACACTCGGGGGCTCTCATGTACCGCTGCACAGTCTGTGGGCACTACAGTTCCACCCTTAACCTCATGAGCAAGCATGTTGGTGTGCACAAAGGCAGCCTCCCCCCTGACTTTACCATCGAGCAGACCTTCATGTACATCATCCATTCCAAAGAGGCGGAAAAGAACCCGGACAGTTGA